The window GCCGGAGCGTGTAATTCATGAAATTGAGGAAATTATTGGGATTGAAGCAACTGATGCACCAACATGTTCAGCAAAAACTGGTTTAGGTGTTGAAGGGGTTTTAGAGCGTTTAGTTGATGTAATCCCAGCACCTGAAGGTGATCGTGATGCAGCACTTCAAGCTTTGATTATTGACTCATGGTTCGATAATTATCTTGGTGTTGTCTCGTTGGTCCGTATCAAACAAGGTCGTATCCGCAAGGGCGATAAAATGTTGGTTAAGTCAACTGGACAAACGCATCCAGTAACCTCAGTTGGTGTATTTAATCCAAAACATACTGAAACTGACATTTTGGAAGCTGGTGAAGTTGGCTTCGTAATCGCAGGGATTAAAGATATTTTTGGTGCGCCAGTGGGTGATACCATTACGCTTGCATCTACACCTGAAGTTGTAACTTTACCAGGATTTAAAAAGGTAAAGCCACAGGTCTATGCAGGTTTGTTCCCGATTGATTCAAGTGATTTTGAACCATTCCGTGAGGCCTTACAAAAGCTGCAAATTAACGATTCGGCGTTATTCTTTGAGCCTGAGAGTTCAGATGCTTTAGGCTTTGGTTTCCGTTGTGGCTTCTTAGGTATGCTGCACATGGAGATTGTGCAAGAACGATTAGAGCGTGAGTATGATCTTGATCTAATCAGTTCGGCACCTACTGTGATTTATGAAGCAGTCACCAAGAAAGGTGAGACGATTTATATCGATAGTCCATCAAAAATGCCTGACGGTTCGACAGTTGAAGATTTGCGCGAGCCAATTGCAGAGTGTCATATTCTTGTTCCTCAAGAATACTTGGGTAATGTAATGACATTGTGTATTGAACGTCGTGGCGTTCAAAAAGATATGAAGTTCTTGGGTAATCAAGTTTCTGTTACTTTTGAAATTCCAATGGCTGAAGTCGTGATGGATTTCTTTGATAAGTTAAAGTCATGTTCGCGTGGGTTTGCTTCATTGGATTATAACTTTGTCCGTTTTGAAAGTTCAGCCTTAGTTAAGGTTGATGTATTAATTAATGGTGAAAAGGTAGATGCTTTAGCCATGATCTGCCATCGTCAAGATGCACGCCATCGTGGTATTGCTTTAGTTGAAAAAATGAAAGACTTGATTC is drawn from Acinetobacter suaedae and contains these coding sequences:
- the lepA gene encoding translation elongation factor 4, with the protein product MAQAKKTVDIKNIRNFSIIAHIDHGKSTLADRFIQMCGGLQDREMQAQVLDSMELERERGITIKAASVTLYYTHPNGQEYQLNFIDTPGHVDFSYEVSRSLAACEGALLVVDAAQGVEAQSVANCYTAIEQGLEVLPILNKIDLPQAEPERVIHEIEEIIGIEATDAPTCSAKTGLGVEGVLERLVDVIPAPEGDRDAALQALIIDSWFDNYLGVVSLVRIKQGRIRKGDKMLVKSTGQTHPVTSVGVFNPKHTETDILEAGEVGFVIAGIKDIFGAPVGDTITLASTPEVVTLPGFKKVKPQVYAGLFPIDSSDFEPFREALQKLQINDSALFFEPESSDALGFGFRCGFLGMLHMEIVQERLEREYDLDLISSAPTVIYEAVTKKGETIYIDSPSKMPDGSTVEDLREPIAECHILVPQEYLGNVMTLCIERRGVQKDMKFLGNQVSVTFEIPMAEVVMDFFDKLKSCSRGFASLDYNFVRFESSALVKVDVLINGEKVDALAMICHRQDARHRGIALVEKMKDLIPRQMFDVAIQAAIGAQIIARSTVKAMRKNVLAKCYGGDVSRKKKLLSKQKEGKKRMKQVGSVEIPQEAFLAVLKVDR